The Mucilaginibacter gracilis genomic interval CATTTGGATAAATTGTGAAACTATCTCTATCGTAAATTTTCTTGATTCTTTTGCCAATATAGTTTGAATTAGAAATAAAAAAATCAACTCTATTTGTACTGATAATGTCCCAAAAACGAATACGGTGAAGGAAATATTTTGCTAAAAAACCTTTTAAACCTTTATCTAAACCAGATTCTTTTAAATAGGGGTGATATAAATCCCAGGCGTAGCGGATGGGCGAGTGACAATAACAGATATGAGTTTGATTAGCATTTGTTAACACCCCCTTTGCAACCGAGTGCGACGAGCTTATAATTAAATCATAGCTTGATAAGTCAAACTGCTCTATGGCTAATGGAAATAAAGGGAGATAGGTGCGCCATTTGGTTTTAGCAAATGGCAGTTTTTGGATAAAGGATGTTGTTAGCTTATGGGCACTTAAACCCAATTTATCAACTGTATCGCTAATAGCTACTAATGTAAATAAATCTGCTTCAGGATAAATTTTTGCTATTTCCTGAACAACTTTTTCTGACCCGCCGATGGTTGTTAACCACTCTTGAACAATAGCTACTTTCATTTTACTTTTGACAATATTTAAGAAAGAACTTTTTTTTTAAAGCTTGGCGAAAAAAAATTCACACTCAAGCAATAGCGAAATTAACAAAATTTGGAGTAACACTCGTTTCATATCGTTATTATTGCAATAGTTTCGTAAACAAACGCATTACACCATAATTTAAGCAGTATAAAATGGAGATTTCTTATATAACATCATATGATTCGAAGGACGTTCATAAGTGGTCTGGATTGGGGTATTATATAGCAAAAGGCTTAGAAGCACAAAACAACAATCTTGATTATATTAGTATAATTAAACCAAGAACGCCCATAGCCATACTCAAAAAGATATTTTACAAATCGTTAGGAAAGGGATTTTTATTTGACCGCATACCTTCGGAATCAAAAATTTTTGCAGATGAAGCCAAAAAAAAAATAAAGCAAAATACCGACATTGTATTTTCGCCCGGATCAACAATTTTTAGCTACCTGGAAACTAACAAGCCTAAAGTATTTTATACAGATGCCACTTTTGCCGGCATGATAGATTTTTATAAATCATTTACTAACCTAAGCAGGGAAACGATAGAAAACGGAACAATGCTGGAAAAAACCGCATTGAACAACTGCGACCTGGCTATATACTCATCCGACTGGGCTGCGCAATCCGCAATAGACAATTACGGAATAAATCCTCAAAAAGTTAAAGTGGTGCCTTTTGGAGCAAATATTGATAGTGACAGAAACTTAAATGACATCAAAACTATTGTATCAAAAAAGAACTACTATACCTGCAACTTACTGTTTGTAGGCGTTGAGTGGGAAAGAAAAGGCGGTCCGCTTGCATTAGATGTTACCAAAAGGCTCAACGAAATGGGGTTAAAAACAACCTTACACGTTGTTGGCTTGCCCAAACTTCCTTTAAAAAACATTCCGCCCTACGTAGTAAACCATGGTTTTGTTAGTAAAGGCAATGCCGAAGGTAAGCAACGGCTTGATAACTTATTTACCAATGCACACTTTTTAATTGTACCATCCCTTGCCGAAGCTTATGGTTTGGTTTTTTGTGAGGCCGGCTCGTTTGGTTTGCCGGCAATATCCACTAATGTTGGAGGCATACCAACAATTGTTAAAAATAACATTAATGGACAATT includes:
- a CDS encoding glycosyltransferase, encoding MEISYITSYDSKDVHKWSGLGYYIAKGLEAQNNNLDYISIIKPRTPIAILKKIFYKSLGKGFLFDRIPSESKIFADEAKKKIKQNTDIVFSPGSTIFSYLETNKPKVFYTDATFAGMIDFYKSFTNLSRETIENGTMLEKTALNNCDLAIYSSDWAAQSAIDNYGINPQKVKVVPFGANIDSDRNLNDIKTIVSKKNYYTCNLLFVGVEWERKGGPLALDVTKRLNEMGLKTTLHVVGLPKLPLKNIPPYVVNHGFVSKGNAEGKQRLDNLFTNAHFLIVPSLAEAYGLVFCEAGSFGLPAISTNVGGIPTIVKNNINGQLFDLGTPAVKYSDYIYNTLNNPQVYQELCISSFNRYEQELTWNSAGKKLTALLDDVR
- a CDS encoding glycosyltransferase family 4 protein, with translation MKVAIVQEWLTTIGGSEKVVQEIAKIYPEADLFTLVAISDTVDKLGLSAHKLTTSFIQKLPFAKTKWRTYLPLFPLAIEQFDLSSYDLIISSSHSVAKGVLTNANQTHICYCHSPIRYAWDLYHPYLKESGLDKGLKGFLAKYFLHRIRFWDIISTNRVDFFISNSNYIGKRIKKIYDRDSFTIYPNVAVDDFALEEVKDNYYFTCSRLVPYKKIDLIVKAFSEMPDKTLVVIGDGPDMKKIVKLKTDNIQLLGFQQFDVLKKYMSKAKAFVFAAEEDFGIVPVEAQACGTPVIAFGKGGALETIIENKTGVLFYEQNVDAIKAAVLKFEALEPALDFKFIRDHSQKFSSAIFAQKFKKFVDEKLKKTN